In Elaeis guineensis isolate ETL-2024a chromosome 1, EG11, whole genome shotgun sequence, a genomic segment contains:
- the LOC105037464 gene encoding uncharacterized protein: MLSAHQDLAAANLCFSFPSPAHSMNDSSNEFEFDGWDETIKGGPWNGGAFRNYGYYGNPSSHELSWLANDGDSTVASAPSGENKGLPTSQNYTIEDYNDYQKPDTQHRQEMLNMVNNMSDSTFEVSLRHLIKLPKIANSIQETPGKGKEDKFLSAEAQKKEKKGMKRGSRSESMDNGAFLLKVFFPVLLGGRRKSSVTSGSSLPKPMLTDGEKGMVEKNTNGKWWKENELGYSSPNNGTNSRRRRKNGCYFFFLSSKSKN; encoded by the exons ATGCTTTCTGCCCACCAAGACTTGGCTGCTGCAAATCTTTGCTTCAGCTTCCCCAGTCCTGCTCACAGCATGAACGACTCTTCAAATGAATTTGAGTTCGATGGATGGGATGAAACAATCAAAGGTGGACCATGGAATGGAGGAGCCTTCAGGAATTATGGCTATTATGGCAACCCAAGCAGTCATGAACTTAGCTGGCTGGCCAATGATGGTGATTCAACTGTTGCATCAGCACCATCTGGGGAGAATAAGGGCTTACCAACATCTCAGAATTATACAATTGAGGATTACAATGACTATCAGAAGCCCGACACCCAACACCGACAAGAGATGCTCAACATGGTCAACAACATGTCTGACTCAACTTTTGAGGTTTCCCTGCGACATCTTATAAAGTTGCCCAAGATTGCAAATTCCATTCAGGAGACTCCAGGGAAAGGGAAAGAAGACAAGTTTCTGAGTGCAGAGGcgcaaaagaaggaaaagaaagggaTGAAAAGGGGTTCAAGGAGCGAGAGCATGGACAATGGAGCTTTCCTTCTAAAAGTGTTCTTCCCAGTACTTTTGGGTGGAAGGAGGAAGAGCTCTGTAACTTCTGGTTCCTCTTTGCCAAAGCCTATGCTAACAGATGGCGAGAAGGGCATGGTGGAGAAGAATACCAATGGCAAGTGGTGGAAGGAGAATGAGCTGGGCTATTCGAGCCCAAACAATGGCACCAACAGCAGAAGAAG GAGAAAGAATGGCTGTTATTTCTTTTTCCTGAGCAGCAAGAGTAAAAACTAG